From a region of the Janthinobacterium sp. 61 genome:
- a CDS encoding efflux RND transporter periplasmic adaptor subunit, which produces MNTTTRNALGASCALALACSALAGCAKPTPAAIPQTQATHLDDGSIAVDKMSPLRQRLQIAPVLEQDIATQTDAPGSIEAMPEKMVKITPPLAGRITRLQRALGDSVKAGDPLFTLDSAELSAAYADDSKAKSALLQARQELQRQKTLFEAEITARKEYESAQATYDQAASDAQASADKLAQYGAGARGSRRDYVLRSPIAGSVIAMDGAQGGYWNDINAPVMTVADLSTVWLSANVAERDLAQVAVGQTARITVDAWPGKAFEGKVAYVGAVLDPETRTVKVRVAIDNRAATFKPGMFAHALFSGASRRAILVPASAVLQSGPSTRVMVERGPLRFAPRTVEVGASHGGQVEILAGLKAGERIVVKEGVLLND; this is translated from the coding sequence ATGAACACGACCACCCGCAACGCCCTGGGCGCCAGCTGCGCGCTCGCTCTCGCCTGCTCGGCCCTGGCCGGCTGCGCCAAACCGACGCCAGCGGCCATACCGCAGACCCAAGCGACGCATCTGGACGATGGCAGTATCGCCGTCGACAAGATGTCGCCGCTGCGCCAGCGCCTGCAGATCGCGCCCGTACTGGAACAGGACATCGCCACGCAGACGGATGCGCCGGGCAGCATCGAAGCCATGCCGGAAAAAATGGTGAAAATCACGCCGCCATTGGCCGGCCGCATCACGCGGCTACAACGCGCCCTGGGCGACAGCGTCAAGGCGGGCGACCCGCTGTTCACCCTGGACTCGGCGGAACTGAGCGCCGCCTACGCGGACGACAGCAAGGCGAAGTCCGCCCTGCTGCAGGCGCGCCAGGAACTGCAGCGCCAGAAGACCCTGTTCGAGGCGGAGATCACTGCACGCAAGGAGTACGAATCGGCCCAGGCGACCTACGACCAGGCCGCCAGCGACGCACAGGCCAGCGCCGACAAGCTGGCCCAGTACGGTGCCGGCGCACGCGGTTCGCGCCGCGACTACGTCCTGCGTTCGCCCATTGCCGGCAGCGTGATCGCCATGGACGGTGCCCAGGGCGGCTACTGGAACGATATCAACGCCCCCGTCATGACGGTGGCCGACCTGTCCACCGTGTGGCTGTCGGCCAACGTGGCTGAAAGGGACCTGGCGCAGGTGGCCGTGGGCCAGACAGCCCGCATCACCGTCGATGCCTGGCCCGGCAAGGCTTTCGAAGGCAAGGTCGCGTATGTGGGCGCCGTGCTCGATCCCGAGACGCGCACGGTGAAAGTGCGCGTAGCCATCGACAACCGTGCCGCCACCTTCAAGCCGGGCATGTTCGCCCACGCGCTGTTTTCCGGCGCCAGCCGCCGCGCCATCCTGGTGCCAGCGTCCGCCGTGCTGCAAAGCGGGCCGTCGACGCGCGTGATGGTCGAACGCGGCCCGCTACGCTTCGCGCCTCGCACGGTAGAAGTGGGCGCCAGCCATGGCGGGCAGGTGGAAATCCTCGCTGGCCTGAAGGCGGGCGAGCGCATCGTCGTCAAGGAAGGAGTGCTGCTCAATGATTGA
- a CDS encoding MgtC/SapB family protein yields the protein MVVFDFALRVAAALTLGAMIGAERQLRQRMAGLRTNALVSVGASLFVMVSVLEGDPDGHLRIAAQVVSGIGFLGAGVIMREGMTVRGLNTAATLWCSAAIGVLCGLGFALEAAIGTGFVLVANLVLRHLAQRINAHGSEAGIETESIYRVTAVCEAEQEVQVRKLMLRLISGMPALMLQSLHSEDAAQAGRIEVRADLLTPLSSLGLLEQIVSQVSLEGSVSAVRWALVNNAEFVAERGV from the coding sequence ATGGTGGTATTTGACTTTGCGCTGCGCGTTGCCGCAGCATTGACCCTGGGCGCCATGATCGGCGCCGAACGCCAGCTGCGCCAGCGCATGGCGGGCCTGCGCACGAACGCGCTGGTGTCCGTCGGCGCCTCGCTGTTCGTGATGGTCTCCGTGCTCGAAGGAGATCCCGACGGCCATCTGCGCATCGCCGCGCAGGTGGTGTCGGGCATCGGCTTTCTTGGTGCCGGCGTCATCATGCGCGAAGGCATGACGGTGCGCGGCCTGAATACGGCCGCCACCCTGTGGTGCTCGGCCGCCATCGGCGTGCTGTGCGGACTCGGTTTCGCGCTGGAAGCGGCGATCGGCACGGGCTTCGTGCTGGTCGCCAACCTGGTGCTGCGCCACCTGGCGCAACGCATCAACGCCCATGGCAGCGAAGCGGGCATCGAGACGGAAAGCATCTACCGCGTCACGGCCGTGTGCGAGGCGGAGCAGGAAGTGCAGGTGCGCAAGCTGATGCTGCGCTTAATCAGCGGCATGCCGGCACTGATGCTGCAATCCTTGCACAGCGAAGACGCGGCGCAGGCGGGACGCATCGAAGTGCGCGCCGACCTGCTCACACCTTTGTCCAGCCTGGGATTGCTGGAGCAGATCGTCAGCCAGGTCAGCCTGGAAGGCAGCGTCTCGGCCGTGCGCTGGGCGCTGGTCAACAATGCGGAATTTGTCGCCGAGCGGGGAGTGTGA
- a CDS encoding cell wall metabolism sensor histidine kinase WalK, with protein sequence MASFRKRLLRVHLAVIVAIVACTALAGYWGLSRAVHGQLDAALLALAETEMAMLPAAPRQPVQVHEVASGLAPPSLMRLDRLVQIIDGEGRVLARSRNLEAAQLPAPPALLARLAAGDTVFETLPKFGEEPLRMVSIPVLTPGSRLAVQVAGSLDDVNHVLAAATVLFGAMALALLAAVGLAGEMLTRRVLGAIDDVVRQAHSIGEASLHQRLPHSGTQDEIGRLVDTLNAMLDRLEHGYDAQRRFTADASHELRSPLSRLRTEIEITLRRPREAPEYVDALASCLDEVQRLTTLVEELLMLTRLDAGQERNAVETIALNPLVRAAAQRLEKAAAQRGIRIVFNEGVAVHARVAAGPVDLVLANLLDNAVKFSPPDSVISVQVSRDGEHALVGVADAGPGIGVEDLPHLFERFYRGAQARAGEAPGFGLGLALSQAIVHAYGGSIEAQNRPGGGALFIMRLPASS encoded by the coding sequence GTGGCTAGCTTTCGCAAGCGCCTGCTGCGGGTGCACCTGGCCGTCATCGTCGCCATCGTTGCCTGTACCGCCCTGGCCGGCTACTGGGGCCTGTCGCGCGCCGTGCATGGCCAGCTCGACGCGGCCCTGCTGGCGCTGGCCGAGACGGAAATGGCCATGCTGCCGGCCGCGCCGCGCCAGCCCGTGCAGGTGCACGAGGTGGCGTCGGGACTGGCGCCGCCGTCTTTGATGCGGCTAGACCGCCTGGTGCAGATCATCGATGGCGAAGGCCGCGTGCTGGCGCGCAGCCGCAACCTGGAGGCGGCGCAGCTGCCGGCGCCACCGGCCCTGCTGGCGCGCCTTGCGGCTGGCGACACCGTCTTTGAAACCTTGCCCAAGTTTGGCGAGGAGCCGCTGCGCATGGTTTCCATCCCCGTACTCACACCCGGTTCGCGCCTGGCGGTGCAGGTCGCAGGTTCGCTCGACGACGTCAACCACGTGCTGGCCGCGGCCACCGTGCTGTTTGGCGCCATGGCGCTGGCCTTGCTGGCGGCCGTGGGCCTGGCAGGCGAAATGCTGACGCGCCGCGTGCTGGGCGCCATCGACGACGTGGTGCGGCAGGCGCATTCGATCGGCGAGGCCAGCCTGCACCAGCGGCTGCCGCATTCCGGCACGCAAGACGAGATCGGCCGCCTGGTCGATACCTTGAACGCCATGCTGGACCGCCTGGAGCACGGCTACGATGCGCAGCGCCGCTTTACGGCCGATGCCTCGCACGAACTGCGCTCGCCCCTGTCGCGCCTGCGCACGGAAATCGAAATCACCCTGCGCCGCCCGCGCGAGGCGCCCGAGTATGTCGATGCGCTGGCGTCCTGCCTCGATGAAGTGCAGCGCCTGACGACGCTGGTGGAAGAATTGCTGATGCTCACGCGCCTCGATGCGGGCCAGGAGCGCAATGCCGTGGAAACCATCGCACTCAATCCCCTCGTGCGCGCGGCCGCGCAGCGCCTGGAAAAGGCGGCAGCGCAGCGCGGCATCCGCATTGTCTTCAATGAAGGCGTGGCCGTGCACGCGCGGGTGGCTGCCGGCCCGGTGGACCTGGTGCTGGCCAATCTGCTGGATAACGCCGTGAAGTTTTCGCCGCCCGACAGCGTTATCAGCGTACAGGTGTCGCGCGATGGCGAGCATGCGCTGGTGGGCGTGGCTGATGCGGGACCGGGCATAGGCGTGGAAGACTTGCCGCATCTGTTTGAACGTTTTTACCGGGGCGCCCAGGCGCGCGCGGGCGAGGCGCCCGGCTTCGGCCTGGGCCTGGCCCTGTCGCAAGCCATCGTGCACGCATACGGCGGCAGTATCGAGGCGCAGAACCGCCCCGGTGGTGGCGCGCTGTTCATCATGCGCCTGCCCGCTTCAAGCTGA
- a CDS encoding methylated-DNA--[protein]-cysteine S-methyltransferase, which produces MKKQQGSELFSAIVAAPFGAMGVRAQDGQLRELVYLPPHFDEKAAQDAVSDRACQQLARYFRDPDHVFDLPLAALGSAYQQGVWAAIAGIPRGQVRTYGDVARLIGSAPRAVGQACGANWYPVVIPCHRITAAGGLGGFAHHDDASGFHRGVKRWLLAHEGVEGYA; this is translated from the coding sequence ATGAAAAAACAACAGGGCAGTGAGCTGTTCAGTGCCATCGTGGCCGCCCCGTTTGGCGCCATGGGTGTGCGTGCGCAGGACGGCCAGTTGCGCGAACTGGTCTACCTGCCGCCGCACTTCGACGAGAAGGCGGCGCAGGATGCCGTCTCCGATCGGGCGTGCCAGCAACTGGCGCGTTACTTCCGCGATCCCGATCATGTCTTTGACTTGCCGCTGGCCGCGCTGGGCAGCGCCTACCAGCAAGGCGTATGGGCGGCGATCGCCGGCATCCCGCGCGGCCAGGTGCGCACGTATGGCGACGTGGCGCGCCTGATCGGCTCCGCGCCGCGGGCCGTGGGCCAGGCGTGCGGCGCCAACTGGTATCCCGTGGTGATTCCGTGCCACCGCATCACGGCCGCCGGCGGCCTGGGCGGCTTTGCCCACCATGACGATGCCAGCGGTTTTCATCGGGGCGTAAAGCGCTGGCTGCTGGCACATGAAGGCGTCGAGGGTTACGCATGA
- a CDS encoding efflux RND transporter permease subunit: MIDRFIATCCQRRGIVWLVLLFVAAYGVYCWKQLPIEAYPDIADVTSQIVTQVPGLGAEEIEQQITIPLERALMGTPGMHVLRTRSLFALSLITVVFEDGSDGYFTRERLQERLASVNLPYDAKPGLDPYTSPTGEIYRYTLESKTRSLRELSELQFWSVIPRLQQVRGVADVSNFGGLTTQFMLELDPAKLDSYGFSLAQVKDAINANNISGGGSVIDRGQQSYVVRGVGLLHSLDDMGNVVVSSKNGVPVLVKDLGKLAYGNVERRGILGKDDNPDTIEGITLLLKDFNPSEALAGIHAAVDDLNDNLLPKDVKVVPYLDRSSLIDATLHTVSYTLGEGMLLVALVLLLFLGSPRAAAIVALTIPLALLIAFIFMHHFKIPANLLSLGAIDFGILVDGSVVVLENMLRRREREQDRPLTLQDAIEATLQVARPIMFGMAVIIAAYLPLFAFQRIEYKLFSPMAYAVGAALVGALVVALVLIPGLAWLALRKPRRTFHHRVLEQLAAAYGRFLERMVGRKRWVAMVCAASLAGLAVLGGGIGRDFLPYLDEGSLWLQVQMPPGITLDKASEMASELRRAALEFPEVSTIVTQTGRNDDGTDYWTPSHIEASVGLHPYKSWKSGLSKQQLIAKMNERFTRMPGVTVAFMQPMIDGVQDKLSGAHSDLTVKIFGNDLDEVRAIAGKVANVLKTVHGASDVAVDVEPPLPNLKVELDRAKAARYGINAADVADLISTGIGGAPIGQVYVGEKSYDIAVRFPPAARSDPDAVAKLMLTAANGARIPLAQVASISTTSGESVIVREMGRRHIIVRLNARGRDLAGFLAEARPLVAQAVANEHQRISVEWGGQFENLQRAQSRLALILPMTLGAMFLLLFGQFRNLRQPALVLLAVPLAMLGGLAALHLRGMTLNVSSAVGFIALFGVAVLNAVLMLAQINRLRADEGRSLREAVLEGARDRMRPVLMTATVAALGLTPAMLATGLGSDVQRPLATVVVGGLVTATALTLLLLPALYYLIEAHLQKRLTDKGVNHDTF, encoded by the coding sequence ATGATTGACCGTTTCATCGCCACCTGCTGCCAGCGGCGCGGCATCGTCTGGCTGGTACTGCTGTTCGTCGCCGCCTACGGCGTCTACTGCTGGAAGCAGCTGCCCATCGAAGCCTATCCCGACATCGCCGACGTCACCTCGCAAATCGTCACGCAGGTGCCGGGCCTGGGCGCCGAGGAAATCGAGCAGCAGATCACGATACCGCTGGAGCGCGCCCTGATGGGCACACCGGGCATGCATGTGCTGCGCACGCGCAGCCTGTTCGCGCTGTCGCTGATCACGGTAGTGTTCGAGGATGGCAGCGATGGCTACTTCACGCGCGAACGGCTGCAGGAACGGCTCGCCAGCGTGAACCTGCCGTACGATGCCAAACCGGGGCTCGATCCCTACACTTCGCCCACGGGCGAGATCTACCGCTACACCCTGGAATCGAAAACGCGGTCCTTGCGCGAACTGTCCGAGCTGCAGTTCTGGAGCGTAATCCCGCGCCTGCAGCAGGTACGCGGCGTGGCGGACGTCAGCAATTTCGGCGGCCTGACGACACAGTTCATGCTGGAACTCGATCCTGCAAAACTGGACAGCTACGGCTTCTCGCTGGCGCAGGTCAAGGACGCCATCAACGCCAACAACATCAGTGGCGGCGGCAGCGTCATCGACCGCGGCCAGCAATCGTACGTCGTGCGCGGCGTGGGCTTGCTGCACTCGCTCGACGACATGGGCAATGTCGTCGTCAGCAGCAAGAACGGCGTGCCCGTGCTGGTGAAAGACCTGGGCAAGCTCGCCTACGGCAACGTGGAGCGGCGCGGCATCCTTGGCAAGGATGACAATCCCGACACCATCGAAGGCATCACCCTGCTGCTGAAGGACTTCAATCCGTCCGAGGCGCTGGCAGGCATCCATGCGGCGGTGGACGATTTGAATGACAATCTGCTGCCGAAGGACGTCAAGGTCGTGCCCTACCTGGACCGCAGCTCGCTGATCGACGCCACCCTGCACACGGTCAGCTATACCTTGGGCGAAGGCATGCTGCTGGTCGCGCTGGTGCTGCTGCTGTTCCTGGGCAGTCCGCGCGCGGCCGCCATCGTCGCGCTGACGATACCGCTGGCACTGCTGATCGCCTTCATCTTCATGCACCATTTTAAAATTCCCGCCAATTTGCTATCCCTGGGGGCGATCGACTTCGGCATCCTCGTCGATGGTTCCGTGGTGGTACTGGAGAACATGCTGCGCCGCCGCGAGCGCGAGCAGGATCGGCCCCTCACCCTGCAGGACGCCATCGAGGCGACCCTGCAGGTGGCGCGCCCCATCATGTTCGGCATGGCCGTCATCATCGCCGCCTACTTGCCCCTGTTCGCCTTCCAGCGCATCGAATACAAGCTGTTCTCGCCGATGGCGTATGCGGTGGGCGCGGCGCTGGTGGGCGCGCTGGTGGTGGCGCTGGTGCTGATTCCGGGCCTGGCCTGGCTGGCCCTGCGCAAGCCGCGCCGCACCTTCCATCACCGCGTGCTGGAACAGCTGGCGGCCGCCTATGGCCGCTTCCTCGAGCGCATGGTGGGCAGGAAGCGCTGGGTGGCGATGGTGTGCGCCGCCTCGCTGGCGGGCCTGGCCGTCCTGGGCGGGGGCATAGGGCGCGACTTCCTGCCCTATCTCGATGAGGGTTCCCTATGGCTGCAGGTACAGATGCCGCCCGGGATCACCCTGGACAAGGCATCCGAGATGGCCAGTGAACTGCGCCGCGCCGCGCTGGAGTTCCCTGAAGTGTCGACCATCGTCACGCAGACGGGGCGCAACGACGACGGCACCGATTACTGGACGCCGTCGCACATCGAGGCCAGCGTGGGCCTGCATCCGTACAAGAGCTGGAAATCGGGCCTGAGCAAGCAGCAGCTGATCGCAAAAATGAACGAGCGCTTCACCCGCATGCCAGGCGTCACGGTGGCCTTCATGCAGCCGATGATCGATGGCGTGCAGGATAAATTATCGGGCGCGCACAGCGACCTGACGGTGAAAATCTTCGGCAATGACCTCGATGAAGTGCGCGCCATCGCCGGCAAGGTGGCCAATGTCCTGAAGACTGTCCATGGCGCCTCCGACGTGGCGGTGGACGTGGAGCCGCCGCTGCCCAACCTGAAAGTGGAACTGGACAGGGCAAAGGCGGCCCGCTACGGCATCAACGCGGCCGACGTGGCCGACCTGATTTCCACCGGCATCGGCGGCGCGCCCATCGGCCAGGTCTACGTGGGCGAGAAAAGCTATGACATCGCCGTACGCTTCCCGCCCGCCGCGCGCTCCGACCCGGACGCCGTCGCCAAACTGATGCTCACCGCCGCCAATGGCGCCAGGATTCCGCTGGCGCAGGTAGCAAGCATCAGCACCACCTCGGGCGAAAGCGTCATCGTGCGCGAAATGGGACGGCGCCACATCATCGTGCGCCTGAATGCCCGTGGACGCGACCTGGCCGGCTTCCTGGCCGAAGCGCGTCCCCTGGTGGCGCAAGCCGTGGCCAACGAGCACCAGCGCATCAGCGTCGAATGGGGCGGCCAGTTCGAAAACCTGCAGCGCGCGCAAAGCCGATTGGCCCTGATCTTGCCGATGACCCTGGGCGCCATGTTCTTGCTGCTGTTTGGCCAGTTCCGCAACCTGCGCCAGCCCGCGCTGGTCTTGCTGGCCGTGCCGCTGGCCATGCTGGGCGGCCTTGCCGCGCTGCACCTGCGCGGCATGACCTTGAATGTGTCGAGCGCGGTCGGCTTCATCGCCCTGTTCGGCGTGGCGGTATTGAATGCCGTCCTGATGCTGGCGCAGATCAACCGCTTGCGCGCCGACGAAGGCCGCAGCCTGCGCGAGGCCGTGCTGGAAGGCGCGCGCGACCGCATGCGCCCCGTGTTGATGACGGCTACCGTGGCCGCCCTGGGCCTGACGCCCGCCATGCTGGCGACGGGCCTGGGCAGCGACGTGCAGCGCCCGCTGGCCACCGTGGTGGTGGGCGGGCTGGTGACGGCGACGGCACTGACCCTGCTGCTGTTGCCAGCCCTGTATTACCTGATCGAGGCGCACCTGCAAAAACGCCTGACAGACAAAGGAGTGAACCATGACACGTTTTAA
- a CDS encoding response regulator transcription factor, whose product MRILLVEDDRKAARLLARGLQEEGFVVDVAHSAEEGEDESYAVDYDLIVLDWMLPGKQGIDFCRDLRARGIQTPVLMLTARDATVDRVAGLNTGADDYLTKPFEFEELLARIRALLRRSDISRPLVLALADLTLDPVSHQAMRAGAPLVLTPKEYAILLILLRQAGEVVSRARLAEQIWQADLIGIDNLIDVHVRNLRGKVDAPGLPPLIHTVRGRGFRLAENSGG is encoded by the coding sequence ATGAGAATTCTTCTGGTGGAAGACGACCGCAAGGCGGCGCGCCTGCTGGCGCGCGGCTTGCAGGAAGAAGGCTTTGTGGTCGACGTGGCACACAGCGCCGAGGAAGGCGAGGATGAAAGCTACGCCGTCGATTACGACCTGATCGTGCTGGACTGGATGTTGCCGGGAAAGCAGGGCATCGATTTTTGCCGCGATTTGCGCGCGCGTGGGATCCAGACGCCCGTGCTGATGCTTACCGCGCGCGACGCCACAGTCGACCGGGTGGCGGGCCTGAACACGGGCGCCGACGATTACCTCACCAAACCGTTCGAATTCGAGGAACTGCTGGCGCGCATCCGCGCGCTGCTGCGCCGCTCCGACATCAGCCGCCCGCTGGTCCTGGCGCTGGCCGACCTGACGCTCGATCCTGTCAGCCACCAGGCGATGCGCGCCGGCGCGCCGCTGGTGCTGACCCCCAAGGAATATGCGATTCTATTGATCCTGCTGCGCCAGGCGGGCGAGGTGGTCAGCCGCGCGCGCCTGGCCGAGCAGATTTGGCAGGCGGACCTGATCGGCATCGACAACCTGATCGATGTCCACGTGCGCAACTTGCGGGGAAAAGTGGATGCGCCTGGCCTGCCGCCATTGATCCATACGGTGCGCGGACGCGGTTTCCGCCTGGCGGAAAACAGCGGTGGCTAG
- the xerD gene encoding site-specific tyrosine recombinase XerD: MMNSLLAPDNATLIDEFCDSLWLEDGLSKNSLDAYRRDMRLFSRWLEVARPGREGLYEVSTADIEAYFAARHEESKATSSNRRLSVLKRFYQLALRQKHIAADPCLKMVSAKQPARFVHTLSEAQVEALLAAPDVSTPLGLRERTMLELMYASGLRVSELVDLKSVELSLNDGVLRITGKGSKTRLVPFGEQARLWIERYLKEARGVILDGQMDDALFVTRRGGAMTRQMFWVIIKKHALNAGITAPLSPHTLRHAFATHLLNHGADLRVVQLLLGHSDISTTQIYTHVARERLKLLHAQHHPRG, translated from the coding sequence ATGATGAACAGCCTGCTGGCGCCGGACAACGCGACCCTGATCGATGAATTCTGCGACAGCCTCTGGCTGGAAGACGGCCTGTCGAAAAACTCGCTGGATGCCTACCGGCGCGACATGCGTCTGTTTTCGCGCTGGCTGGAAGTGGCGCGCCCCGGACGCGAGGGCCTGTATGAGGTGTCCACGGCCGATATCGAAGCGTATTTCGCCGCCCGCCACGAGGAGAGCAAGGCTACGTCGTCGAACCGGCGCCTGTCCGTGCTCAAGCGCTTCTACCAGCTGGCCTTGCGGCAGAAGCATATCGCAGCCGACCCGTGCCTGAAGATGGTTTCGGCCAAGCAGCCCGCGCGCTTCGTGCATACCTTGAGCGAAGCGCAGGTGGAAGCGCTGCTGGCGGCGCCGGACGTGAGCACGCCGCTGGGCCTGCGCGAGCGCACGATGTTGGAGCTCATGTACGCGAGCGGCTTGCGCGTGTCGGAACTGGTGGACTTGAAATCCGTGGAGCTGAGCCTGAACGATGGCGTGCTGCGCATCACGGGCAAGGGCAGCAAGACGCGCCTGGTGCCCTTCGGTGAGCAGGCGCGGCTGTGGATCGAGCGCTACCTGAAGGAGGCGCGCGGCGTCATCCTCGATGGCCAGATGGACGATGCGCTGTTCGTCACGCGGCGCGGGGGCGCCATGACGCGGCAAATGTTCTGGGTCATCATCAAGAAACACGCGCTGAACGCCGGCATCACGGCACCGCTGTCGCCGCACACCCTGCGCCACGCGTTCGCCACCCATTTGCTGAACCATGGAGCGGACTTGCGTGTTGTGCAATTGTTACTGGGGCACTCCGATATTTCCACCACGCAGATTTACACACATGTGGCCCGCGAACGGCTGAAACTGCTGCATGCGCAGCATCATCCGCGAGGCTAA
- a CDS encoding TolC family protein: protein MTRFNVLLAAWLIAPGAIAAPLSFETYLAAVESHSLELQAQQTSITSAKAGIGIAGLRPDPEFTLGATRETVRSVEHRPITWNPAISIAIETGGKRAARLKAAHSNVALAEETVAGFRSELYGTAAAAFTEACRTREVAARKRQTMAALSTVVEANAVRRKAGDVGGIELLQSRVERDQFQAELAQARSEADSAMLALSPPLGRQLDALFPDAQLACDFAAYENKDASVLVAQALDARSDVRIARATLDNLRDGAALVSANRSVDPTVTLGLAAARGYHDGIDGSGNPVDGSPRSRALSLSLAIPIPLSRRDKGDVVQAEAGVTQAMLALRQAELQAETQVRTAQRQLRAAQDRLARYRDGVLVDAQKVVDGMRLSYVKGNASLLEWLAAQRSADDAYQGYVQARADAAIASTQLQLAIGQRPSL, encoded by the coding sequence ATGACACGTTTTAATGTACTGCTGGCGGCCTGGCTGATCGCGCCCGGCGCCATTGCCGCCCCTTTGAGCTTCGAGACCTATCTGGCCGCAGTGGAAAGCCACAGCCTGGAACTGCAGGCGCAGCAGACCAGCATCACCTCGGCCAAGGCGGGCATCGGCATCGCCGGCCTGCGTCCCGATCCCGAATTCACCCTGGGCGCCACGCGCGAAACCGTGCGCAGCGTCGAGCACCGCCCCATCACATGGAACCCGGCCATCAGCATTGCCATCGAGACGGGCGGCAAGCGCGCTGCGCGGTTGAAAGCGGCGCACAGCAATGTCGCGCTGGCCGAGGAGACGGTGGCTGGCTTCAGGAGCGAACTGTACGGCACCGCCGCCGCCGCGTTCACGGAAGCGTGCCGCACGCGCGAAGTTGCCGCGCGCAAGCGACAGACCATGGCGGCCCTGTCGACGGTGGTGGAAGCGAACGCCGTGCGGCGCAAGGCAGGCGACGTGGGCGGCATCGAACTGCTGCAGTCGCGCGTGGAGCGCGACCAGTTCCAGGCCGAGCTGGCACAGGCGCGCAGCGAGGCGGACAGTGCCATGTTGGCCCTGTCGCCGCCCCTGGGGCGCCAGCTCGATGCGCTGTTTCCGGACGCGCAGCTGGCATGCGACTTCGCCGCGTATGAGAACAAGGATGCCAGCGTACTGGTGGCGCAGGCGCTCGACGCGCGCAGCGACGTACGCATTGCCCGCGCCACCTTGGACAATCTGCGCGACGGCGCGGCGCTGGTGAGCGCCAACCGCTCCGTCGATCCCACCGTCACGCTGGGCCTTGCCGCCGCGCGCGGCTACCATGACGGCATCGATGGCAGCGGCAATCCCGTCGATGGGTCACCCCGCTCACGCGCATTGAGCCTGTCGCTGGCCATCCCCATTCCCCTGTCGCGGCGCGACAAGGGCGACGTGGTGCAGGCGGAGGCGGGCGTCACGCAAGCGATGCTGGCCTTGCGCCAGGCGGAACTGCAAGCGGAGACGCAAGTGCGCACGGCGCAGCGCCAGCTGCGTGCGGCGCAGGACAGGCTGGCGCGCTACCGTGACGGCGTACTGGTCGATGCGCAAAAGGTGGTGGACGGCATGCGCCTGTCCTACGTCAAAGGCAATGCGTCGCTGCTGGAATGGCTGGCGGCACAGCGTTCAGCCGATGACGCTTATCAGGGCTATGTACAGGCGCGCGCCGATGCCGCCATCGCCAGCACGCAGCTGCAACTGGCGATCGGCCAGCGGCCGAGCTTATAG